The following proteins are encoded in a genomic region of Oncorhynchus keta strain PuntledgeMale-10-30-2019 chromosome 6, Oket_V2, whole genome shotgun sequence:
- the LOC127930738 gene encoding uncharacterized protein LOC127930738 isoform X2, with product MWRCPVEETKEKQAGAEGWELMDDRSERPTHTQILPNPEDRELDHTTTGPHHDWTPPQLDPTTTGPHHDWTPPRLDPTTTGPHHDWTPPRLDPTTTGPHHDWTPPRLDHTTTGPHHDWTPPRLDPTTTGPHHDWTTPRLDPTTTGPHHDWTTPRLDPTTTGPHHDWTPPRLDPTTTGPHHNWTTPQLDHTTTGPHHDWTTPRLHHKAKAGGRPKGTWNGCTFSRPKTYYCI from the coding sequence GTGTCCAGTGGAAGAGACCAAAGAGAAGCAAGCAGGTGCTGAGGGGTGGGAGCTGATGGATGACAGATCAGAGAGGCCAACACACACGCAAATCCTCCCCAACccagaggacagagagctggaCCACACCACAACTGGACCCCACCACGACTGGACCCCACCACAACTGGACCCCACCACGACTGGACCCCACCACGACTGGACCCCACCACGACTGGACCCCACCACGACTGGACCCCACCACGACTGGACCCCACCACGACTGGACCCCACCACGACTGGACCACACCACGACTGGACCCCACCACGACTGGACCACACCACGACTGGACCCCACCACGACTGGACCCCACCACGACTGGACCCCACCACGACTGGACCCCACCACGACTGGACCACACCACGACTGGACCCCACCACGACTGGACCACACCACGACTGGACCACACCACGACTGGACCCCACCACGACTGGACCCCACCACGACTGGACCCCACCACGACTGGACCCCACCACGACTGGACCCCACCACAACTGGACCACACCACAACTGGACCACACCACGACTGGACCCCACCACGACTGGACCACACCACGACTGCACCACAAAGCCAAAGCTGGAGGACGTCCTAAAGGAACTTGGAATGGGTGTACGTTTTCCAGACCTAAAACATATTATTGTATCTGA
- the LOC127930738 gene encoding uncharacterized protein LOC127930738 isoform X1: MSGTEAIHLQTTYYRRCPVEETKEKQAGAEGWELMDDRSERPTHTQILPNPEDRELDHTTTGPHHDWTPPQLDPTTTGPHHDWTPPRLDPTTTGPHHDWTPPRLDPTTTGPHHDWTPPRLDHTTTGPHHDWTPPRLDPTTTGPHHDWTTPRLDPTTTGPHHDWTTPRLDPTTTGPHHDWTPPRLDPTTTGPHHNWTTPQLDHTTTGPHHDWTTPRLHHKAKAGGRPKGTWNGCTFSRPKTYYCI; encoded by the coding sequence GTGTCCAGTGGAAGAGACCAAAGAGAAGCAAGCAGGTGCTGAGGGGTGGGAGCTGATGGATGACAGATCAGAGAGGCCAACACACACGCAAATCCTCCCCAACccagaggacagagagctggaCCACACCACAACTGGACCCCACCACGACTGGACCCCACCACAACTGGACCCCACCACGACTGGACCCCACCACGACTGGACCCCACCACGACTGGACCCCACCACGACTGGACCCCACCACGACTGGACCCCACCACGACTGGACCCCACCACGACTGGACCACACCACGACTGGACCCCACCACGACTGGACCACACCACGACTGGACCCCACCACGACTGGACCCCACCACGACTGGACCCCACCACGACTGGACCCCACCACGACTGGACCACACCACGACTGGACCCCACCACGACTGGACCACACCACGACTGGACCACACCACGACTGGACCCCACCACGACTGGACCCCACCACGACTGGACCCCACCACGACTGGACCCCACCACGACTGGACCCCACCACAACTGGACCACACCACAACTGGACCACACCACGACTGGACCCCACCACGACTGGACCACACCACGACTGCACCACAAAGCCAAAGCTGGAGGACGTCCTAAAGGAACTTGGAATGGGTGTACGTTTTCCAGACCTAAAACATATTATTGTATCTGA